The genomic segment AATGTATCTCCATCTATCCCAATGGGAATATATAAGAAAATAAAAATAGAAGAAGATTTAAAAATTGGAGATACAGTACTGATAGATATACCTAAAGATATAAGAGAATATATGACTAAAAGAGGATATATTAATGATGATATACATTATTTAATAAAGAAAATAGGAGCAACTTCTAAGGATAAAGTAGAAGTAATAGATAATAAGCTTTATATAAATAATAGAATAGTGAGAGAAATTCCTTTAAAAGATAGTATTGGAAGGCAATTAATTCCAGCTCGAAGAGTACAACCTAAAGAAAATGAGTTTTTTTTACTAGGAGATACTAATAACTCTTTTGATGGGAGATATTACGGGACAATCAATAAAAAATTTATTAAGTATAAAGCTAAAGAAGTTTACTTATTTGAAAATACAAGAAAAATAGTTAGAGAATTAAAGAAGGAGCTGAAAGAAAATGAAGAAAATACTACTATTGGGAGCAATTATAATATTAACGCAAATAGCACAAGCAAATACTAAAACTTTAACATTAAGAAACTTAGAAAGCGATATGCACTATCAGTTGAAAGAAAACTCAATATATCTTGAAAAATTAACAGATGAAGAGGGATTTTTAGATTATTATGATAGGAAAGTAACTTTAGATTATTTATTTGGAGATAAAGAGCATTATGATGAAAAAGGAATT from the Candidatus Fusobacterium pullicola genome contains:
- a CDS encoding S26 family signal peptidase: MKSIRILIKIIIVITIGILYFRENYTINVSPSIPMGIYKKIKIEEDLKIGDTVLIDIPKDIREYMTKRGYINDDIHYLIKKIGATSKDKVEVIDNKLYINNRIVREIPLKDSIGRQLIPARRVQPKENEFFLLGDTNNSFDGRYYGTINKKFIKYKAKEVYLFENTRKIVRELKKELKENEENTTIGSNYNINANSTSKY